In Hermetia illucens chromosome 5, iHerIll2.2.curated.20191125, whole genome shotgun sequence, a single window of DNA contains:
- the LOC119657739 gene encoding kelch-like protein 8, giving the protein MGWVHHDPNERKQHMGNLLELIKTAFISSSFLNTTILKENLLREDIGGAKWLLANFSLQQSYNPFLREPIELYPDAEQPNFVIMDRTNRCLGFNTETKQLFNLANHPRAQGYCAVSYKEDVYLFGGKRTRTALRYSVGTNNWETIPFRCYFTMHSGVVANDSAYFTGGYSCFHRVWQNLVCRYDFHLAKMTQGSTMLMRRASHGSVVCDDCLYVCGGSNRTVDSIMELALSERMDIREGMWRLLPHMKSTHGDCSSAVVNGNVYCSDTFGGKTERFDVRRYNWETVATAPGAMGSIVTHNEKLYRVHQSGIAVYDELEDSWSKVIEYDFDTPTVAVTNI; this is encoded by the exons ATGGGTTGGGTACATCACGACCCAAACGAACGGAAACAACATATGGGAAACCTCCTCGAATTGATAAAAACAGCTTTCATTTCGTCATCGTTCCTGAACACAACAATCCTGAAGGAGAATTTGCTGCGAGAAGACATTGGTGGTGCTAAATGGCTTTTGGCTAACTTCTCCTTGCAGCAATCCTACAATCCATTCCTCCGTGAACCTATTGAATTGTATCCTGACGCGGAACAACCAAATTTCGTCATAATGGACAGGACTAATCGTTGCTTGGGTTTCAACACTGAAACAAAACAATTGTTCAATTTAGCGAACCACCCCCGAGCTCAAGGCTACTGTGCGGTGTCATACAAGGAAGATGTCTATCTGTTTGGTGGCAAACGAACTCGAACCGCTTTAAGATACAGCGTCGGCACAAACAACTGGGAAACAATACCTTTTCGTTGCTATTTCACCATGCATTCAGGGGTAGTTGCCAACGACAGCGCTTACTTTACCGGAGGATATTCCTGCTTCCATCGAGTATGGCAGAATTTAGTATGCCGGTATGATTTCCACTTGGCGAAGATGACCCAAGGCTCAACTATGCTAATGAGACGAGCTTCTCACGGATCAGTTGTGTGTG ATGATTGCCTTTACGTCTGCGGCGGTTCGAATCGAACTGTTGATTCTATAATGGAACTGGCTCTTTCTGAACGTATGGATATCCGTGAAGGAATGTGGCGACTTTTGCCTCATATGAAATCTACCCATGGGGATTGTAGTTCGGCCGTAGTTAATGGGAATGTCTATTGTTCAGATACTTTCGGTGGTAAAACAGAACGATTCGATGTCCGACGATATAATTGGGAAACAGTGGCAACCGCTCCGGG GGCTATGGGATCGATAGTTACACACAATGAGAAACTGTATCGCGTTCATCAGTCTGGAATAGCCGTTTATGATGAACTCGAGGATTCCTGGTCTAAAGTTATAGAGTACGATTTCGATACACCTACAGTTGCTGTTACAAATATCTAA